A window of the Thermodesulfobacteriota bacterium genome harbors these coding sequences:
- a CDS encoding AMP-binding protein, whose product MELHKNRRFDEATVLSLAQLTLPQILAKQAERLGSRQIAIREKMFGIWLAYTWEDYLRFTKQVALGLHALGLKRGENIGLIVNNHPEWLFSEMGAQALGAITVNMFTSAIAKELTVMLNRIQAAFAIVQDQEQVDKLLEMRQELPHLRKVIYIDPTGMRTYASNPWLMSFKDLLKLGEEVDRKEPYLFQEELSKGKPDEVALMIMTSGTTGIPKLAMISHRSFTEIARKWIETAPIGVGDNWISITPTAWIVDQMWGMGVSPLTGMTMNFPETLETQAEDFREIGPVIIITSSRFWEDLASKIRVKMADAGWVKRKLFDLGEKIGGAVVDKESKKEAVPLSLRLLHQLFARIVYRPLLDRVGCAQIRAAVTGGHPISPDVIRFFRAKGLNLKHAYGLTEGGGVFQVQPDHEVKPESVGKPLPRTEIKIAEDQEVLVKTPSCFVGYYQDPEATKKALRDGWLHTGDAGYIDDDGHLLIIGRKEEIMRTKAGEAISSDFIETRLKFSPYIKEAVVWGEGRDYITGFINIDFGNVGSWAEDRMIPYTTYTDLSQRPEVEELILGEVRHVNTQLPRPMRLRKIILLYKLLDADDEELTRTGKVRRKFVYEQYLNLIEAMYSDLKELEVTGKVRYRDGHVGTITTKVRILTVE is encoded by the coding sequence ATGGAACTTCACAAAAACAGACGGTTTGACGAAGCGACGGTTCTCTCCCTGGCCCAGTTGACCCTGCCCCAGATCTTGGCCAAGCAGGCCGAACGCCTGGGTTCCCGTCAGATCGCCATCCGGGAGAAGATGTTTGGCATCTGGCTGGCCTATACCTGGGAGGATTACCTCCGTTTCACGAAACAGGTGGCTTTGGGGCTCCATGCGCTGGGGCTCAAAAGGGGCGAGAATATCGGGCTCATCGTGAACAACCATCCGGAGTGGCTCTTCAGCGAGATGGGGGCCCAGGCCCTGGGAGCGATCACCGTCAACATGTTCACCTCGGCGATCGCCAAAGAGCTGACCGTGATGCTCAATCGAATTCAGGCGGCTTTCGCGATTGTCCAGGACCAGGAACAGGTCGATAAGCTCCTCGAGATGAGACAGGAACTCCCCCATCTCCGGAAGGTGATCTATATCGATCCGACCGGCATGAGAACCTATGCCAGCAACCCCTGGCTGATGAGTTTCAAGGACCTCCTGAAACTGGGGGAAGAGGTCGACCGGAAGGAGCCCTACCTGTTTCAAGAGGAGCTCTCCAAGGGCAAGCCCGACGAGGTCGCCTTGATGATCATGACCTCCGGGACCACTGGCATCCCAAAGCTTGCGATGATCTCCCATCGAAGCTTCACCGAGATTGCAAGGAAATGGATCGAGACGGCTCCCATTGGCGTCGGGGACAACTGGATCTCGATCACCCCGACGGCCTGGATCGTGGACCAGATGTGGGGCATGGGGGTTTCACCCCTCACCGGCATGACCATGAACTTCCCAGAGACCCTGGAGACCCAGGCGGAGGACTTTCGCGAGATCGGCCCGGTGATCATCATCACCTCTTCTCGGTTCTGGGAGGACCTGGCCTCGAAGATCCGGGTGAAGATGGCCGATGCGGGTTGGGTGAAACGGAAACTCTTCGATTTGGGCGAGAAGATCGGTGGGGCCGTGGTGGACAAGGAGTCGAAGAAAGAGGCCGTGCCCTTGTCTCTGAGGCTTCTCCATCAACTCTTCGCCAGGATCGTCTACCGCCCCCTCTTGGATCGGGTCGGCTGTGCCCAGATCCGCGCCGCGGTCACCGGCGGACACCCGATCAGCCCCGACGTGATCCGCTTCTTCAGGGCAAAGGGGCTCAACTTGAAACATGCCTATGGGCTCACCGAAGGGGGAGGGGTCTTCCAGGTGCAACCCGACCATGAAGTGAAACCGGAGTCCGTTGGCAAGCCCCTCCCGAGGACCGAGATCAAGATCGCCGAGGATCAGGAAGTGCTGGTGAAAACCCCCTCCTGCTTCGTCGGCTATTATCAAGACCCGGAAGCCACGAAGAAGGCCCTCCGCGACGGATGGCTCCACACGGGCGATGCGGGTTACATCGACGACGATGGTCACCTGCTCATCATCGGCCGCAAAGAGGAGATCATGCGGACCAAGGCGGGCGAGGCCATCTCCTCGGATTTTATCGAAACGAGATTGAAATTCAGCCCTTACATCAAAGAGGCCGTGGTCTGGGGCGAGGGACGGGATTACATCACCGGGTTCATCAACATCGACTTCGGAAACGTGGGCAGCTGGGCCGAGGACCGGATGATCCCCTATACGACTTACACCGACCTTTCTCAGCGGCCGGAGGTGGAGGAGCTGATCCTCGGTGAAGTTCGACATGTGAACACGCAGTTGCCGAGGCCGATGCGCTTGAGGAAGATCATCCTCCTCTATAAGCTTCTCGATGCGGACGACGAGGAGCTGACCCGGACTGGAAAGGTGAGGAGGAAGTTTGTCTATGAACAGTATCTCAATCTGATCGAAGCTATGTATAGCGACCTGAAAGAGCTGGAGGTGACCGGAAAGGTCCGCTATCGGGATGGACACGTGGGAACGATCACCACCAAGGTGAGGATCTTGACGGTGGAGTAA
- a CDS encoding ABC transporter substrate-binding protein gives MKKSLIFAVIFGIILVGLPWTGGAQPIRVGAVINLTGPASTWGQFHAKGHTDYTKYVNEVKGGVAGRKIDLTIVDHAYKPPEGVKLVKKFCEEKVDMIATWDAGTGIMIKPIVQEHKIPTLNYSTFQGLLKPPIDYIYLPFGSYVLDSYAVLEYIKAIHKGKDAPKVGLLTYNNAYGKAIHDPSKEYAAKHGINIVGIEEFPPPTVDITTEVMRLKEKGAEYLFVQILPEAIIRALKSMDRIGFNVPVFGTWTATDPDFFKLGKGVIRDRLAMQFCGVLPGDKVWGMKLMDDLKTRYKTVDKFDTSYWEGVVIAMIMERAMHRASGLYGKINAETINNALETFRNEDFGGLVPPITYTKENHEGSFIGRIVQIHEDATYTPMTNFFVPGKGEIKVLKTLKTK, from the coding sequence ATGAAGAAGTCGTTGATCTTTGCCGTCATCTTCGGAATCATCCTTGTCGGTCTTCCGTGGACGGGAGGGGCTCAACCCATCCGGGTCGGAGCGGTCATCAACCTGACCGGGCCTGCCTCCACTTGGGGACAATTCCACGCCAAGGGCCATACGGACTATACGAAGTACGTGAATGAAGTGAAGGGAGGGGTGGCCGGAAGAAAGATCGATCTGACGATTGTCGATCATGCTTACAAACCTCCGGAAGGCGTCAAACTGGTGAAGAAGTTCTGCGAGGAGAAAGTGGACATGATCGCCACCTGGGATGCCGGGACGGGCATCATGATCAAGCCCATCGTTCAGGAACACAAGATTCCCACCCTCAATTACTCCACCTTCCAGGGGCTTCTCAAACCCCCGATCGATTATATTTACCTACCTTTCGGAAGCTACGTCTTGGACTCCTATGCGGTTTTGGAATATATCAAAGCCATCCATAAGGGGAAAGATGCCCCCAAGGTTGGACTGCTGACCTACAACAATGCCTACGGCAAGGCGATCCATGACCCGAGCAAAGAGTATGCGGCCAAACACGGCATCAACATCGTGGGCATCGAGGAGTTTCCCCCGCCCACCGTCGACATCACCACGGAGGTCATGCGCCTGAAGGAGAAGGGGGCGGAATATCTCTTCGTCCAGATTCTCCCGGAGGCCATCATCCGGGCCCTGAAATCGATGGATCGGATCGGGTTTAACGTGCCGGTCTTCGGGACCTGGACCGCCACCGATCCCGACTTCTTCAAGCTTGGAAAAGGGGTGATTCGAGACCGCTTGGCCATGCAATTCTGCGGGGTGCTTCCCGGGGATAAGGTTTGGGGAATGAAGTTGATGGACGATCTCAAGACCCGGTACAAGACCGTGGACAAATTTGACACCTCTTACTGGGAAGGGGTGGTCATCGCCATGATCATGGAGAGGGCCATGCACCGGGCCTCGGGCCTCTACGGAAAGATCAATGCCGAGACGATCAACAACGCCTTGGAGACCTTCCGAAATGAGGATTTCGGAGGCCTCGTCCCCCCGATCACCTATACGAAGGAGAATCATGAGGGGTCCTTTATCGGAAGGATCGTCCAGATCCATGAGGATGCGACCTATACGCCGATGACCAACTTCTTCGTCCCGGGCAAGGGAGAGATCAAGGTCCTGAAGACGCTCAAAACGAAATAG
- the smc gene encoding chromosome segregation protein SMC, which produces MKLKSLEIIGFKSFVDRLHLTFPEGITTIVGPNGCGKSNIVDAILWAIGERSAKHLRGKLMEDVIFNGADGRKPMGMAEVTLTFSNEDGSAPPEYQEFSEITITRRLYRSGESEFLINRTPCRLRDIIDLFLDTGIGVNGYSIVEQGRVEYLIHANPQERRFLIEEAGGIAKYKERKRLALLKMEATQQNLLRIQDIVSEVKRQIATLERQVKRAEEYKAMRKEIREIELRLALQDFTELSEKAEASRGYLKALREREAIVGGQLAEREAGIEEMKLRHLEEEERLRRLQQELYELTQTIQKLESEVALFRREKEALQRQEVILGEEIRKGLQAWRETRRERRRAEQARQEMEKECLEIGEVVTEWEALYNDFRSTYQEVSDQLEAEKGQLIDRLTRITSLRNRSAHLEERKKELGRRMQSHQKEREEVRAGLSGLEAGLSAAEREREVLLGLRAVLQEEKEKWTEELELLRQRHQVKQSERFELEGRLRQDRSRYLSLKELQENYEGFEKGVRALLLAKREEPARWQGILGVLADLFEPDPPYEIPLEAVLRERLQYLMVEGETEALEAIAFLKQKGLGRGSFILTGGTPKAPERGQDRTGKGDGPIPLRQVVKVKEGFSDLSEFLIGDVGVVDRLEEALDWMKKGSDFEILVTREGEVVEQWGVISGGSRDQGLGLLERKRELRELEGRISKAEEECQALLTEEARLLQEIQERERRLEERKKELQEKEIELLHQERDLEGLRKEISRFHQRAELLRFEEEQLQAEAKEIEEEMTTVLDHLKREEAERRVKEEELQGLKKTVDEVNEGTEELGRRITEKKVALASLEEKRRGMEARILNLKEQIRTHRDQLIDRVRKIKTSRQDMAHLSETIEKKEGELRGLIESHRVKEEGLFRLRETVEALTAQWKEAEGSTRYLRQELEEVRQKAHEEEIRVSEIQMRLQHLQDSMRERYGATLSASPLGMEPGGFSREEMTKRLETLKAGLEGFGEVNLLALEEYQELKQRHDFLTEQQNDLQQALDTLKRAIARINRTTTKRFLETFHLVNEKFKEVFVRLFKGGQASLILLDEQDPSTSGVDIIAQPPGKKLQNIDLLSGGEKALVATALLFGLFMIKPTPFCLLDEIDAPLDDTNINRFIELVKEFSKTSQFILITHNKKTMEVANTLYGITMETPGVSKVVSVRFN; this is translated from the coding sequence ATGAAGCTGAAGTCGCTGGAGATCATTGGATTTAAATCATTTGTGGACCGCCTTCACCTCACCTTTCCGGAGGGGATCACCACGATCGTCGGTCCAAACGGGTGCGGGAAGTCGAACATCGTCGATGCGATCCTCTGGGCCATAGGCGAGCGAAGCGCCAAACACTTGAGAGGAAAGTTGATGGAGGATGTCATCTTCAACGGGGCCGACGGCCGAAAACCCATGGGCATGGCCGAGGTGACCCTGACCTTCTCCAATGAGGACGGCTCCGCGCCGCCGGAATACCAGGAGTTCAGCGAGATCACCATCACCCGCAGGCTCTACCGTTCTGGGGAGAGTGAATTCTTGATCAACCGGACGCCCTGCCGCCTCAGGGACATCATCGACCTCTTCCTCGACACCGGCATCGGGGTGAATGGCTACTCGATCGTGGAGCAGGGCCGGGTCGAATATCTCATCCATGCCAATCCCCAGGAGCGCCGCTTCCTGATCGAGGAGGCCGGCGGGATCGCCAAGTATAAAGAGCGAAAACGGCTGGCCCTTTTGAAGATGGAGGCGACCCAGCAGAACCTTCTCCGGATCCAGGACATCGTCTCCGAAGTGAAACGCCAGATCGCCACGCTGGAGCGCCAGGTGAAGCGGGCCGAGGAGTACAAGGCGATGCGCAAGGAGATCCGGGAGATCGAGCTCCGTCTCGCCCTCCAGGATTTCACCGAACTCTCCGAAAAGGCAGAGGCCTCCAGGGGGTATCTGAAAGCCCTGAGGGAGAGGGAGGCCATCGTGGGGGGTCAGTTGGCCGAGAGGGAAGCCGGGATCGAGGAGATGAAACTGAGGCATCTCGAAGAAGAGGAAAGGCTTCGAAGGCTCCAGCAAGAACTCTACGAACTGACCCAGACGATCCAGAAGCTTGAAAGTGAGGTCGCCCTCTTCCGGAGGGAAAAGGAGGCCCTCCAGAGGCAGGAAGTCATCCTGGGAGAGGAGATCCGAAAGGGGCTTCAAGCCTGGAGGGAGACTCGCCGGGAACGGAGAAGGGCGGAGCAAGCCCGGCAGGAGATGGAAAAGGAGTGCCTGGAGATTGGCGAGGTCGTAACAGAGTGGGAGGCCCTCTACAACGACTTCCGCTCCACCTATCAGGAGGTCTCCGATCAGCTGGAGGCCGAAAAAGGGCAACTGATCGACCGGCTCACCCGAATCACCTCCCTCCGAAACCGCAGCGCCCATCTCGAGGAGCGAAAGAAGGAGCTGGGACGACGGATGCAATCCCACCAGAAAGAGAGGGAGGAGGTGAGGGCAGGGTTGTCCGGCCTTGAAGCAGGCCTCTCGGCCGCAGAGAGGGAGCGGGAGGTCCTTCTCGGCCTTCGGGCCGTGCTTCAGGAAGAGAAAGAGAAGTGGACCGAAGAGCTGGAGCTTTTAAGGCAGCGCCATCAGGTCAAGCAGTCGGAGCGATTTGAGTTGGAAGGCCGATTGAGGCAGGACCGGTCCCGTTACCTCTCTTTAAAAGAGCTTCAGGAGAATTACGAGGGGTTCGAAAAGGGCGTCAGGGCCCTTCTCCTCGCCAAGAGGGAAGAGCCGGCCCGTTGGCAGGGAATCCTCGGGGTTCTGGCCGATCTCTTCGAGCCCGATCCTCCTTATGAAATTCCTCTCGAAGCCGTCCTGAGAGAACGCCTGCAATATTTGATGGTCGAGGGAGAAACAGAGGCCCTCGAGGCGATCGCCTTTCTCAAACAGAAAGGCCTGGGTCGAGGGAGTTTCATCCTCACGGGAGGGACTCCCAAGGCCCCCGAGAGAGGCCAGGATAGGACGGGGAAAGGAGATGGGCCGATCCCGTTGAGACAAGTCGTCAAGGTGAAGGAGGGGTTTTCCGATCTCTCAGAGTTCCTGATCGGCGATGTGGGAGTGGTCGACCGTCTGGAGGAAGCCCTCGATTGGATGAAGAAGGGCAGCGACTTCGAGATCCTCGTCACCCGGGAAGGGGAGGTGGTCGAACAGTGGGGGGTGATCTCGGGAGGAAGCCGGGACCAAGGGCTCGGCCTGCTCGAGAGGAAGAGGGAGCTTCGGGAGTTGGAGGGACGGATCTCGAAAGCGGAGGAGGAATGCCAAGCCCTCCTCACGGAGGAGGCGAGACTCCTCCAGGAGATTCAGGAACGAGAGCGTCGTCTGGAAGAGAGGAAGAAGGAGCTTCAAGAGAAGGAGATCGAACTCCTCCATCAGGAGAGGGACCTGGAGGGCCTTCGAAAAGAGATCTCTCGGTTTCATCAAAGGGCAGAGCTCCTCCGGTTCGAAGAAGAGCAGCTCCAGGCCGAGGCGAAAGAGATCGAAGAAGAGATGACCACGGTCCTCGATCACCTTAAGCGGGAGGAGGCGGAAAGGAGGGTGAAAGAGGAAGAACTCCAGGGATTGAAGAAGACGGTGGACGAGGTGAACGAAGGGACCGAGGAACTGGGGAGAAGGATCACGGAGAAGAAGGTGGCCTTGGCCTCCCTGGAGGAGAAACGGAGGGGGATGGAGGCTCGGATCCTCAACCTGAAGGAACAGATCCGCACCCATCGGGACCAGCTCATCGATCGAGTCCGAAAGATCAAGACCTCGCGCCAAGACATGGCCCATCTCTCCGAGACCATTGAGAAGAAAGAGGGAGAGCTGAGGGGGCTGATCGAAAGCCATCGGGTCAAGGAGGAGGGGCTTTTTCGGCTCCGAGAGACTGTGGAGGCCCTCACGGCCCAATGGAAGGAGGCCGAGGGCTCCACGCGATACCTCCGTCAGGAATTGGAGGAGGTGAGACAGAAGGCTCACGAGGAAGAGATCCGGGTTTCAGAGATTCAGATGAGGCTACAGCATCTCCAGGATTCGATGCGGGAACGCTACGGAGCAACCCTCTCGGCCTCCCCCTTGGGCATGGAACCCGGAGGGTTTTCAAGGGAGGAGATGACCAAGCGGCTGGAGACCTTGAAGGCAGGCCTGGAGGGGTTTGGAGAGGTGAATCTGCTCGCCCTTGAAGAGTATCAGGAGTTGAAACAGCGCCACGACTTTCTCACCGAACAGCAGAACGACCTCCAGCAGGCCCTCGATACGTTGAAACGGGCCATCGCCCGGATCAACCGGACGACGACGAAACGGTTTCTCGAAACCTTCCACCTCGTCAACGAAAAGTTCAAAGAGGTCTTCGTCCGTCTCTTCAAGGGCGGCCAAGCCAGCCTCATCCTGCTGGACGAGCAGGACCCCTCCACCTCGGGGGTGGACATCATCGCCCAGCCCCCCGGCAAAAAGCTCCAGAACATCGACCTCCTCTCCGGAGGCGAGAAGGCCCTGGTCGCCACGGCCCTGCTCTTCGGCCTCTTCATGATCAAACCCACCCCCTTCTGTCTCCTCGACGAGATCGATGCGCCCTTGGACGATACGAATATCAATCGTTTCATCGAGCTGGTCAAGGAGTTTTCCAAGACCTCCCAGTTTATCCTCATCACCCACAACAAGAAGACGATGGAGGTGGCCAACACCCTTTACGGCATCACGATGGAGACCCCTGGGGTTTCCAAAGTGGTCTCTGTTCGGTTCAATTGA
- a CDS encoding branched-chain amino acid ABC transporter permease codes for MEFFVQLFIQGLSVGFLYGIAALGFVMIFKSSSVLNFAHGDLLAMGAFFFLVLSVWLKLPIYLSFLFTLMGSFAMGFIIERLFLRPLIGESLILVIMLTVGLASMFKGLMLFIFGGNLFAYPEFLPAYLGIQVGKVDIPPVYVASFIISILFLSLFGLFFKYSSQGIYMRSVADNQTAALSLGVHVRRVFALSWAIAALVCAMSGIILGIISGVNVHSISIIGLKVFPVVILGGLESIGGAIIGGLIIGVLETFTGGYISTSLREVVPYIILVFILLVKPYGLFGLVEIERV; via the coding sequence ATGGAATTCTTCGTTCAGCTTTTCATCCAGGGACTCTCCGTGGGCTTTCTCTACGGCATCGCCGCCCTGGGTTTCGTCATGATTTTCAAGTCCTCCAGCGTGCTCAACTTCGCCCATGGAGACCTTCTGGCCATGGGGGCCTTCTTCTTCTTGGTCCTCTCCGTCTGGTTGAAGTTACCCATCTACCTCTCCTTCCTCTTCACCCTGATGGGGAGCTTCGCCATGGGTTTTATCATCGAACGTCTCTTCTTGCGGCCCCTGATCGGGGAATCCCTCATCCTGGTCATCATGTTGACCGTGGGGCTCGCCTCGATGTTTAAAGGGCTGATGCTCTTCATCTTTGGGGGCAATCTGTTCGCCTATCCAGAGTTTCTGCCGGCCTACCTCGGGATCCAGGTGGGCAAGGTCGATATCCCTCCGGTCTACGTGGCCTCCTTCATCATCAGCATCCTCTTCCTCTCGCTCTTCGGCCTCTTTTTTAAGTACTCCTCCCAGGGGATCTACATGAGGTCGGTCGCGGACAACCAGACCGCGGCCCTCTCCCTCGGGGTGCATGTGAGACGGGTCTTCGCCCTCTCCTGGGCGATCGCGGCCCTGGTCTGCGCCATGAGCGGGATCATCCTCGGGATCATCAGCGGCGTCAATGTCCACAGCATCAGCATCATCGGCCTGAAGGTCTTCCCGGTGGTCATCCTCGGCGGTCTGGAGAGCATCGGCGGAGCCATCATCGGAGGCCTCATCATCGGGGTGTTAGAAACCTTCACAGGAGGATATATCTCCACCTCCCTCCGAGAGGTGGTCCCTTACATCATCCTGGTCTTTATCCTGCTGGTCAAGCCCTACGGCCTGTTCGGCCTGGTGGAGATCGAACGGGTCTGA
- a CDS encoding ABC transporter ATP-binding protein, whose amino-acid sequence MKAFRGTPSIYAFAQPGERRAELEVKNITLNFGGVMALHNVSLTVHTGEFVSVIGPNGAGKTSLMNSITGYYHPQSGEILFNGEKIMGHHPHEITRKGIGRTYQNIELFPGMTVLSNLLLARHLYCRYGFGKAALFSRSVRQEEVRHRQVLEELIDFLEMQPIRKKLVGSLPYGLRKRVELGRALALEPKLLVLDEPFAGMTLEEKEDMVRFLLELNSAWGQTMILVEHDMSVVMSVSQRIMVLNFGEKIAEGTPEEIQNHPEVIKAYLGDTTKF is encoded by the coding sequence ATGAAAGCATTTCGGGGGACACCATCCATCTATGCCTTCGCTCAGCCCGGAGAACGCCGGGCTGAGCTGGAGGTCAAGAACATCACCTTGAACTTCGGGGGCGTCATGGCCCTCCACAATGTCAGTCTGACCGTCCATACTGGGGAGTTCGTCAGCGTCATCGGCCCCAATGGAGCAGGGAAGACCAGCTTGATGAACTCCATCACGGGCTACTATCACCCCCAAAGCGGAGAGATCCTCTTCAACGGGGAGAAGATCATGGGCCACCATCCCCACGAGATCACGCGCAAGGGGATCGGGAGGACCTATCAGAACATCGAGCTCTTTCCGGGGATGACCGTCCTCTCCAACTTGCTTCTGGCCCGGCATCTTTACTGCCGTTATGGGTTTGGCAAGGCGGCCCTCTTTTCCCGCTCGGTCCGGCAAGAGGAGGTCCGCCATCGCCAGGTCCTGGAGGAACTGATCGACTTCTTGGAGATGCAGCCCATCCGGAAGAAGTTGGTCGGTTCCCTTCCCTATGGACTCCGAAAGAGGGTGGAATTGGGCCGGGCCCTTGCCTTGGAACCCAAGCTGCTCGTTTTGGACGAACCCTTCGCCGGCATGACCCTCGAAGAGAAGGAGGACATGGTTCGATTCCTCCTGGAGCTCAACTCCGCATGGGGACAGACGATGATCCTTGTGGAACACGACATGTCCGTCGTCATGAGCGTCTCCCAGCGGATCATGGTCTTAAATTTTGGCGAAAAGATCGCCGAGGGGACGCCCGAAGAGATCCAGAACCACCCCGAGGTGATCAAGGCCTATTTAGGGGACACCACAAAGTTTTGA
- a CDS encoding branched-chain amino acid ABC transporter permease yields MRKLRLHPCGNYKERYEEELTIFETDFGRIWMLVGLFVLFVLIPLVSSSYLLYVINHIGIFAIAAVGLNLLIGFTGQISLGHGAFVGVGGYAAAILTTRLGFPFYLSVISSGIITALVGLIFGLPSARLKHLYLTIATLAGQFILQFLFVNWESLTGGSMGIILPRATLFGLSLKSDLAFFYVVFVCFVAMLWIAKNLLRTRYGRAFIAIRDNDRAAEGMGIPIFKYKLLSFAISSFYAGFAGALWTHYLASITPDPYTLLLSVEFIAMIIIGGLGSLTGSVFGAIFITSLNESLSHASEFFMNLPALAGVALTIAPLREFVFGLAIVLFIIFEPRGLAEVWRIIRSSFRLWPFSY; encoded by the coding sequence ATGCGGAAGCTACGATTACATCCCTGCGGAAACTACAAAGAAAGATACGAGGAGGAGCTCACCATCTTCGAGACCGACTTCGGAAGGATCTGGATGCTGGTGGGGCTGTTCGTCCTCTTTGTGTTGATCCCGCTGGTCAGCAGTTCCTACCTCCTCTACGTGATCAATCACATCGGGATCTTCGCCATCGCCGCCGTCGGCCTCAACCTCCTCATCGGCTTCACCGGCCAGATCTCCCTCGGCCACGGAGCCTTCGTCGGGGTGGGGGGGTATGCCGCTGCCATCCTGACGACCCGTCTGGGCTTCCCCTTCTACCTATCGGTCATCTCCTCCGGGATCATCACCGCCCTCGTGGGGTTGATCTTCGGGCTCCCCTCCGCCCGCCTGAAACACCTCTACCTGACCATCGCCACCCTGGCCGGCCAGTTCATCCTCCAGTTCCTCTTCGTGAATTGGGAGAGCCTCACGGGCGGCTCCATGGGGATCATCCTGCCCAGGGCGACCCTCTTCGGCCTGAGCCTCAAAAGCGACCTCGCCTTCTTCTATGTCGTGTTCGTCTGCTTTGTGGCGATGCTCTGGATCGCTAAGAACCTCTTGCGGACGAGGTACGGTCGGGCCTTCATCGCCATCCGGGACAACGATCGGGCGGCCGAGGGGATGGGCATCCCCATCTTCAAATACAAGCTCCTCTCCTTTGCCATCAGCTCCTTCTACGCCGGCTTTGCCGGTGCCCTCTGGACCCACTATCTGGCCAGCATCACGCCCGATCCTTATACCCTACTGCTGTCGGTCGAATTCATCGCCATGATCATCATCGGCGGGCTCGGGAGCCTGACGGGCAGCGTCTTCGGGGCGATCTTCATCACCTCCCTCAACGAGAGCTTGAGCCATGCTTCGGAATTCTTCATGAACCTTCCGGCCCTGGCGGGCGTCGCCTTGACGATCGCTCCTCTTCGTGAATTCGTCTTCGGACTGGCCATCGTGCTCTTCATCATCTTTGAACCGAGGGGACTGGCAGAGGTGTGGCGGATCATCCGGTCCAGTTTCAGGCTCTGGCCATTTTCTTATTGA
- a CDS encoding ABC transporter ATP-binding protein: protein MEDQILLQINNISVVYSDVIQVLKGVSLVVKRRQIVSLLGSNGAGKTTTLKAISGLLKPENGYVTEGSIIYEGHPIHNFSPEKITRLGIIQVMEGRQPFKLLTVEENLRVGTATRWGKPYKKDLEMVYHYFQPLLARRNRLAGYCSGGELQMLVMGRALMAHPKLLLLDEPSLGLAPFLVREIFEIIKRINEEQGTTIMLVEQNANMALQIATYGYVMENGKIMMEDEAARLRENPDVKEFYLGTATSGALKSYKDVKAYKRRKRWL from the coding sequence ATGGAAGATCAAATCCTGCTCCAAATTAACAACATCAGCGTCGTCTACTCCGATGTGATCCAGGTGCTCAAAGGGGTCTCCTTGGTCGTCAAAAGGAGGCAGATCGTCTCCCTTCTGGGCAGCAATGGCGCGGGGAAGACGACCACCTTGAAGGCCATCTCGGGTCTGTTAAAGCCTGAAAATGGTTATGTCACCGAAGGGTCGATCATCTACGAAGGCCATCCCATTCACAATTTCTCGCCCGAGAAGATCACCCGGTTGGGGATCATCCAGGTGATGGAGGGACGGCAACCCTTCAAATTGTTGACCGTTGAAGAGAACCTCCGCGTGGGGACCGCTACGAGGTGGGGCAAACCCTACAAGAAAGACCTCGAGATGGTCTATCACTACTTTCAACCCCTTCTGGCCCGGAGGAACCGGCTGGCCGGTTACTGCAGCGGCGGCGAGTTGCAGATGCTCGTCATGGGCCGGGCCCTCATGGCCCATCCCAAGCTCCTGCTCTTGGACGAGCCCTCCTTGGGTTTGGCTCCCTTCTTGGTGCGGGAGATCTTCGAGATCATCAAGAGGATCAACGAAGAGCAGGGGACGACGATCATGTTGGTGGAGCAGAATGCCAACATGGCCCTGCAGATTGCCACCTATGGCTATGTGATGGAGAACGGCAAGATCATGATGGAGGACGAGGCTGCCCGGTTGCGGGAAAACCCCGATGTCAAGGAATTTTACCTGGGAACCGCAACTTCAGGCGCCTTAAAATCCTACAAGGACGTTAAGGCCTACAAACGGCGCAAACGTTGGCTGTAA